The Agromyces mangrovi genome contains a region encoding:
- a CDS encoding FGGY family carbohydrate kinase: MSGRTLVAGIDSSTQSCKVSVRDLVTGRQVREGKAVHPAETIVHPDAWWDALLTAVARAGGLDDVAAISVSGQQHTPIFLDQSGSVVCESPLWNDTGSHAHMVALNAELGREEWIRRTGLPLTLSDTVTKLRWLRDTDPRSAATTDAVAVVHDWLTWRLMGYGSGDGALDRLTTDRSEASGTAYWSPDTGDYTLDLFEHAFGRTALLPRVLGPLEQAGVTGAGIPGIPPGIPIGVGSGDNAAAALALDVTVGDVVLSLGTSGVVYTRSATPVHDTAGYVCNYADATGQHLPLVATLNAARNFDAGTAMLGCSYEELSDLALQAEPGAGGLTLLPFFEGERTPDLPHARASLHGASLSNFTRSNFARAVIEGTLASQVAMLDALADRGLPVDRLLLIGGAARSAAVQTILGQAVQVPVVIPAVDEYVTKGAAMQAASTLTGAFPEWHVDRMELPPARFEGCIGRQHDEAMRALAYAVAAPTVA, from the coding sequence GTGAGCGGGCGGACCCTCGTCGCAGGCATCGACTCGTCGACGCAGAGCTGCAAGGTGAGCGTGCGCGACCTCGTGACGGGCCGGCAGGTGCGCGAGGGGAAGGCCGTCCACCCAGCGGAGACGATCGTGCACCCAGACGCGTGGTGGGACGCGCTCCTGACGGCCGTGGCGCGCGCGGGAGGGCTCGACGACGTCGCAGCCATCTCCGTCAGCGGCCAGCAGCACACGCCGATCTTCCTCGACCAGTCCGGCTCGGTCGTCTGCGAGTCCCCGTTGTGGAACGACACCGGTTCGCACGCGCACATGGTCGCGCTCAACGCCGAGCTGGGCCGCGAGGAGTGGATCCGCCGGACCGGGCTGCCGCTGACGCTGTCGGACACGGTGACCAAGCTGCGCTGGCTCCGCGACACCGACCCGCGCTCCGCCGCCACGACCGACGCCGTCGCGGTGGTGCACGACTGGCTCACATGGCGCCTGATGGGCTACGGCTCCGGCGACGGTGCCCTCGATCGCCTGACCACGGATCGGTCGGAGGCGAGCGGTACCGCCTATTGGTCGCCGGACACCGGCGACTACACGCTCGACCTGTTCGAGCACGCGTTCGGCAGGACCGCGTTGCTCCCGCGGGTGCTCGGACCGCTCGAACAGGCCGGGGTCACCGGTGCAGGGATACCCGGTATCCCTCCGGGCATCCCGATCGGGGTCGGCAGCGGAGACAACGCAGCCGCGGCCCTCGCGTTGGACGTGACCGTCGGGGACGTCGTGCTGTCCCTCGGCACCTCGGGCGTGGTCTACACGCGCTCTGCGACGCCCGTGCACGACACCGCCGGGTACGTGTGCAACTACGCCGACGCAACCGGGCAACACCTTCCGCTCGTCGCCACGTTGAACGCCGCACGCAACTTCGACGCCGGGACGGCGATGCTCGGCTGCAGCTACGAGGAGCTCTCGGACCTCGCGCTCCAGGCCGAGCCCGGAGCAGGTGGGCTCACGCTCCTGCCGTTCTTCGAAGGCGAGCGAACCCCCGATCTGCCGCACGCCCGCGCCTCCCTGCACGGTGCCTCGCTTTCGAACTTCACGCGCTCCAACTTCGCTCGCGCTGTCATCGAGGGCACGCTCGCGAGCCAGGTGGCGATGCTCGACGCGCTCGCCGATCGCGGTCTGCCGGTGGACCGGCTCCTGCTCATCGGCGGCGCTGCGCGCAGCGCAGCGGTGCAGACGATCCTCGGACAGGCGGTGCAGGTTCCGGTCGTCATCCCCGCAGTGGACGAGTACGTGACCAAGGGGGCCGCGATGCAGGCCGCGTCGACGCTCACCGGTGCGTTCCCGGAGTGGCACGTGGATCGCATGGAACTCCCTCCCGCCCGGTTCGAGGGGTGCATCGGCCGACAGCACGACGAGGCCATGCGCGCGCTGGCGTACGCGGTCGCGGCACCCACGGTCGCCTGA
- a CDS encoding FGGY-family carbohydrate kinase — MSTVRRTPVACGIDVGTTNTKAVAIDEEGVVVARASRPTPRDAQGLFIDAGVLLESIEDLVARVCGDAYQLHAVSAAGMGEDGVLVDAEMRPLTAALPWFDPRRRGIFRDLRPDLHDDASFDVDSDAARTLVGWRWTRDQVAPGAHRWLALADLSIASWSGRPFMSDTIASRTAAWRSIDREWDSGRVELALGDPELLPEVRRAGDVLGPLARQASWARDAISPDAITVVGGHDHPIGAWGVRQLVPGAVLDSMGTAEVVVASRAVAATARRVEDVDHAPAIGAEGVVRLRVEELARNVEWAAQDPMVAAHIRGLLAGSERPDDLLDSSYFTPGRRGGGRPSYSQDAPASPRARASAVLGALAHAGKSAVEAVAGEFEPTDIRLAGGWIRSPGWIEIKAAVTGQRVAAILEPEVTAVGAAILAAHARGWRPDPTVALAGLSALSSR, encoded by the coding sequence GTGAGCACAGTCAGACGCACGCCGGTGGCCTGCGGCATCGACGTGGGGACGACCAATACGAAGGCCGTCGCGATCGACGAGGAGGGCGTCGTCGTCGCCCGAGCGTCCCGCCCGACACCGCGAGATGCCCAAGGCCTCTTCATCGACGCCGGGGTCCTCCTCGAGTCGATCGAAGATCTGGTCGCGCGCGTGTGCGGCGACGCCTACCAGCTCCACGCGGTGAGCGCGGCCGGCATGGGCGAGGACGGTGTGCTCGTCGACGCAGAGATGCGTCCGCTCACCGCTGCGTTGCCATGGTTCGATCCCAGGCGGCGCGGCATCTTCCGAGATCTCCGGCCCGATCTCCACGACGACGCGTCGTTCGACGTGGACAGCGATGCGGCCCGCACGCTCGTGGGTTGGAGGTGGACGCGCGACCAGGTGGCCCCCGGCGCACACCGTTGGCTGGCGCTCGCGGATCTCTCGATCGCCTCGTGGTCGGGCCGGCCGTTCATGAGCGACACGATCGCCTCGAGGACCGCCGCGTGGCGATCGATCGATCGGGAGTGGGACTCGGGTCGCGTGGAGCTCGCGCTCGGAGACCCTGAGCTGCTTCCCGAGGTGAGGCGCGCCGGGGACGTGCTTGGTCCGCTGGCCCGGCAGGCCTCGTGGGCACGCGACGCGATCTCGCCGGATGCGATCACGGTCGTGGGCGGGCATGACCATCCGATCGGCGCGTGGGGTGTTCGCCAGCTGGTTCCGGGCGCAGTCCTCGACTCCATGGGGACCGCCGAGGTCGTGGTCGCATCACGCGCCGTCGCAGCGACCGCCCGGCGCGTTGAGGACGTCGACCATGCGCCGGCGATCGGCGCCGAGGGGGTCGTGCGACTTCGCGTCGAGGAGCTCGCGCGGAATGTCGAGTGGGCGGCGCAGGACCCGATGGTCGCGGCGCACATCCGCGGCCTGCTCGCAGGGAGCGAGCGGCCCGATGATCTGCTCGACTCCTCGTACTTCACCCCGGGACGCCGGGGCGGCGGCCGCCCGTCGTACTCGCAGGATGCGCCGGCGAGTCCCCGCGCTCGGGCCTCCGCGGTGCTCGGGGCGCTCGCGCACGCGGGCAAGAGCGCGGTCGAGGCTGTGGCGGGGGAGTTCGAGCCCACAGACATCCGATTGGCCGGGGGCTGGATCCGCAGCCCCGGCTGGATCGAGATCAAGGCCGCCGTGACCGGCCAGCGCGTCGCGGCCATCCTCGAGCCGGAGGTGACGGCCGTCGGGGCAGCTATCCTCGCCGCGCACGCGCGCGGATGGCGCCCCGATCCGACCGTCGCGCTCGCCGGGCTGTCGGCCCTCTCGTCGCGCTGA
- a CDS encoding sulfatase-like hydrolase/transferase, which produces MGPVTRPLDPNTYSWPRELGRAGYRSQYVGKWHVHPVHDPTSYGYDEYVPLESYTEWRASRHPSKPIPDDWFGAVDTVPTADSRTHWLAARTSDFIREASASDQPWHARLDLLEPHLPCQPVQEFADRHSAENIPPWRDFADPLVGKPYIQRQQLTTWGVEDYAWEDWAPIVARYYAVIEQLDDAIGTVLAALDESGVAEDTLVIYTTDHGDMGGAHRMMDKHFVMYDDVVRVPLLMRWPDRIPQGTVVDAFTYNTLDLPPTISAITGIAPPDEPHGASLLGEVLPGHGTSVSVGEREHVVATYNGQQFGLFTQRMIRTRTWKYVWNPTDIDELYGLQDDPEEFFNRIDDPQCADELKALRESLYQQLAADGDAIISTDWMVRQLREGRKLGARDLPHGVHPEMSNHV; this is translated from the coding sequence ATGGGACCCGTCACCCGGCCGCTCGACCCGAACACCTACTCATGGCCACGTGAGCTCGGTCGAGCGGGATACCGTTCGCAGTACGTGGGCAAATGGCACGTCCATCCAGTGCACGATCCGACCTCGTACGGCTACGACGAGTACGTCCCGCTGGAGTCGTACACGGAGTGGCGGGCGAGCCGACACCCGAGCAAGCCCATCCCCGACGACTGGTTCGGCGCCGTTGACACGGTTCCGACGGCCGACAGTCGCACTCACTGGCTTGCGGCACGCACGAGCGACTTCATCCGCGAGGCGAGTGCGTCCGACCAGCCGTGGCATGCGCGGCTCGATCTCCTCGAACCGCACCTTCCGTGCCAGCCGGTGCAGGAGTTCGCAGATCGCCACTCGGCTGAGAACATCCCACCCTGGCGTGACTTCGCGGACCCTCTCGTCGGCAAGCCGTACATCCAACGACAGCAACTCACCACTTGGGGAGTCGAAGACTACGCGTGGGAGGACTGGGCGCCGATCGTTGCACGGTACTACGCGGTGATCGAGCAACTCGACGACGCGATCGGAACCGTCCTCGCGGCGCTCGACGAGTCAGGAGTCGCCGAAGACACCCTCGTGATCTATACGACCGATCACGGCGACATGGGCGGTGCGCATCGAATGATGGACAAGCACTTCGTCATGTACGACGACGTCGTGCGAGTGCCGCTGCTCATGCGCTGGCCCGATCGAATTCCCCAGGGGACGGTCGTCGATGCGTTCACCTACAACACTCTCGACCTGCCGCCGACCATCAGCGCCATCACCGGAATCGCGCCTCCTGATGAGCCTCACGGTGCGTCCTTGCTTGGAGAAGTCCTCCCCGGTCACGGGACGTCCGTTTCGGTAGGTGAGCGCGAGCACGTTGTCGCCACCTACAACGGGCAGCAGTTCGGTCTGTTCACGCAGCGGATGATCCGGACCCGAACGTGGAAGTACGTCTGGAACCCGACCGACATCGACGAGCTGTACGGCCTGCAGGACGACCCTGAGGAGTTCTTCAACCGCATCGACGACCCGCAGTGCGCCGACGAGCTGAAGGCTCTGCGGGAGTCGCTGTACCAACAGCTCGCTGCCGACGGCGATGCGATCATCAGCACCGACTGGATGGTGCGTCAACTACGAGAAGGGCGAAAGCTCGGAGCCCGCGACCTCCCGCACGGCGTGCATCCGGAAATGAGCAACCATGTCTAG
- a CDS encoding carbohydrate ABC transporter permease, with amino-acid sequence MPALALYAFVLLVPTARGTVYAFTDWDGLSQTFDFVGIRNFEAIFASPDAVKAIVNTLLIAFITTAVANVIGLLLAVALNAAIKSRNVLRVLFFAPAVLTPVVTAYLFQYIFAPLGPLNGVFDAAGLPMLKQDWLGDANLALVSIMIVIVWQQSGYAMVIYLAGLQGIPAELLEAGAVDGAGPIRRFWHITRPLLAPAITISVMLILIHGLKVFAEVWVMTGEVRATRLTPSQP; translated from the coding sequence GTGCCAGCTCTCGCCCTCTATGCGTTCGTCCTGCTGGTGCCCACCGCACGGGGCACCGTCTACGCGTTCACCGACTGGGATGGCTTGAGTCAGACCTTCGACTTCGTCGGCATCCGCAATTTCGAGGCGATCTTCGCCAGCCCGGACGCGGTGAAGGCGATCGTGAACACGCTCCTGATCGCTTTCATCACAACAGCCGTGGCCAACGTCATCGGGCTCTTGCTCGCAGTGGCACTCAACGCGGCGATCAAGTCCAGGAACGTACTGCGAGTCTTGTTCTTCGCGCCCGCAGTGCTCACGCCAGTCGTCACGGCATACCTGTTCCAGTACATCTTCGCGCCTCTGGGGCCGCTGAATGGCGTGTTCGACGCGGCGGGCCTTCCGATGCTGAAGCAAGATTGGCTCGGCGATGCGAACCTGGCGCTCGTCTCCATCATGATCGTGATCGTGTGGCAGCAGTCCGGCTACGCGATGGTGATCTACCTCGCCGGCCTGCAAGGTATTCCGGCCGAGCTGCTGGAAGCCGGCGCCGTCGACGGCGCGGGACCGATCCGGCGCTTCTGGCACATCACGCGGCCGCTCCTGGCTCCCGCGATCACCATCAGCGTGATGCTCATCCTCATTCACGGGCTCAAGGTGTTCGCGGAGGTCTGGGTCATGACCGGGGAGGTCCGGGCAACGCGACTCACTCCCTCTCAACCCTGA
- a CDS encoding carbohydrate ABC transporter permease, which yields MTRYTWRTGVLEALMLVVAIVFAFPFYVLVNLSVRQVNDPTSPLVPTLTPTFENFVAAWNEADLASAIFNSLTVTVFSVVIVVAVSAMASFPLVRMTTRLSRTTYWLVMFGLLLPFQVALIPLYTTIRDLHLLGTTWSLVIFYAGLQVPFSVFLYTGFLRALPRDYEEAAQVDGAGPFTTFWRVVFPMMRPVTGTVIILNAIFVWNDFMTPLLYLSGSGSQTIPVALFSFVGEYAANWPVVFAGLIIGIAPILFIYFLLQKSIIQGFTGG from the coding sequence GTGACGCGTTACACATGGCGCACGGGCGTTCTCGAGGCACTCATGCTCGTAGTCGCGATCGTCTTCGCCTTCCCGTTCTACGTGCTGGTCAATCTGTCTGTGCGTCAGGTGAACGACCCCACGTCTCCGCTCGTGCCGACGCTGACACCCACGTTCGAGAACTTCGTGGCTGCGTGGAACGAAGCCGACCTCGCCTCGGCCATCTTCAACAGCCTGACCGTCACCGTATTCAGCGTCGTGATCGTCGTCGCGGTGTCGGCGATGGCTTCGTTCCCACTCGTGCGGATGACGACGCGACTCTCGCGCACCACCTATTGGCTCGTGATGTTCGGACTCCTGCTCCCGTTCCAGGTCGCGCTGATCCCGCTCTACACGACCATCCGCGATCTGCATCTGCTCGGCACGACGTGGTCGTTGGTGATCTTCTACGCAGGTCTCCAGGTCCCGTTCTCCGTATTCCTCTACACGGGATTCCTGCGGGCGCTTCCGCGTGACTACGAGGAGGCCGCGCAAGTCGATGGCGCTGGCCCATTCACGACGTTCTGGCGAGTCGTGTTCCCCATGATGCGACCAGTGACCGGAACCGTGATCATTCTCAATGCGATCTTCGTCTGGAACGACTTCATGACGCCGTTGCTCTACCTGAGCGGTTCGGGAAGTCAGACGATACCTGTCGCGCTCTTCAGCTTCGTGGGGGAGTACGCCGCCAACTGGCCGGTCGTCTTCGCCGGCCTGATCATCGGCATCGCCCCGATCCTCTTCATTTACTTCCTCCTTCAGAAGTCCATCATTCAGGGCTTCACCGGGGGTTGA
- a CDS encoding ABC transporter substrate-binding protein, whose amino-acid sequence MTLKNLGVGVVAASLLVGAVGCATEPTTTEIDEDAPLSGTLAIGAYATAKPALDPLIAEFEEANPGLTVTATYADNQPYQAAIRTQLSSGTAPDLFTVWPGNGNPGAMEVLAPTGYLLDLSTIDGLPALPDGLQSVTEVDGAQYVFPLTVAGIGGVYNEQAVDEAGATIPTTWEEVLEFCEAAKNDGRVAFSLGLQSLFVTQLINYSLVSTLVYAEDPDFEAQVADGETSFSDSAWSEAFEMYMEMDDAGCFTANPLGTTNDIAQGDVAIGRALATVTLTTTISQIEAQSPDGTTFGMFALPASDDPDATWMPAAAFDGFGINANAKNPAAAAAFLRFLAEPESMASYATVAGSLPSISTEAFELSPTLTSFDALWSDGRTYPFPDQLWPNPLVASAHKEGVQKVFGGQATIEDILAAMDAAYVTQ is encoded by the coding sequence ATGACATTGAAGAACCTGGGCGTGGGTGTCGTAGCCGCGTCCCTTCTGGTCGGAGCGGTCGGCTGTGCCACCGAGCCGACGACGACCGAGATCGACGAAGACGCTCCCCTCAGTGGCACGCTCGCGATCGGCGCCTACGCCACGGCGAAGCCGGCGCTCGATCCACTGATCGCTGAGTTCGAGGAGGCGAATCCAGGGTTGACGGTCACCGCGACCTATGCCGACAACCAGCCGTATCAGGCGGCGATTCGTACACAGCTCTCTTCCGGAACGGCGCCTGACCTCTTCACCGTCTGGCCGGGAAATGGCAATCCGGGCGCGATGGAGGTTCTCGCACCGACCGGTTACCTTCTGGATCTCTCCACGATAGATGGGCTGCCTGCCCTGCCGGATGGTCTGCAATCCGTCACCGAGGTGGACGGAGCGCAGTACGTGTTCCCGCTCACCGTCGCCGGAATCGGTGGTGTCTACAACGAACAGGCGGTGGATGAGGCCGGCGCGACGATCCCGACCACTTGGGAGGAGGTCCTCGAGTTCTGTGAAGCGGCGAAGAACGACGGCCGAGTCGCGTTCTCGCTCGGCCTGCAGTCGCTCTTCGTCACTCAGCTCATCAACTACTCGCTTGTTTCGACGCTGGTCTACGCGGAGGATCCTGACTTCGAGGCGCAGGTTGCCGATGGGGAGACATCCTTCTCCGACTCGGCATGGAGCGAGGCGTTCGAGATGTACATGGAGATGGACGACGCCGGATGCTTCACGGCCAACCCACTCGGCACTACGAACGACATCGCGCAGGGTGATGTCGCGATCGGACGTGCGCTCGCGACAGTAACGCTGACGACGACGATCTCGCAGATCGAGGCGCAGTCACCCGACGGAACCACCTTCGGGATGTTCGCGCTACCCGCGTCGGACGACCCCGACGCGACATGGATGCCTGCTGCGGCGTTCGACGGGTTCGGGATCAACGCCAACGCGAAGAACCCCGCTGCTGCCGCCGCGTTCTTGCGGTTCCTTGCAGAGCCTGAGTCGATGGCGTCGTACGCGACGGTCGCAGGCTCGCTTCCATCGATCTCGACCGAGGCGTTCGAGCTGTCGCCAACCCTCACCTCCTTCGACGCCTTGTGGAGCGACGGACGGACGTACCCGTTCCCCGATCAGCTCTGGCCGAATCCGCTCGTCGCGTCTGCCCACAAGGAGGGTGTGCAGAAGGTGTTCGGTGGCCAAGCGACGATCGAGGACATCCTCGCCGCAATGGACGCTGCGTACGTGACTCAATAG
- a CDS encoding LacI family DNA-binding transcriptional regulator, with amino-acid sequence MTDDAPPRRRRPVKMLDVAAAAGVSRSTVSNVMQDRQSVDPEMRERVLRAAEHLGYVYDRGAASFRMRQSHLIGLVIPDLSNPFIAQAVLGVQDLMTARGYLVVTANTGDRLDRQTEVLRTLAEHRVDGFLLLPAIATDADTLKRDVNNLPAVLLNRDVDAAGIAQVGPDDSAVGELGAEHLVEVHGCRTVAYFGGPALAAPRVTRSYEFRRRAELGGAEVNDSWSVPSLPTAQSGYENALRVIGTGVVPEGVHCHSDEVAFGVLRALRESAIDIDRCRVLGTDDVPDAAFANPSLSSISVDAFQIGRAAADQLLTRLGNESEKVAVPRPHFVARQSCGCVAH; translated from the coding sequence ATGACCGACGATGCGCCGCCCCGAAGGCGACGCCCGGTCAAGATGCTCGACGTCGCTGCGGCCGCGGGGGTGTCGAGATCGACGGTCTCGAACGTGATGCAGGACCGACAATCCGTCGACCCGGAGATGCGGGAACGCGTTCTGCGCGCCGCGGAGCACCTCGGCTACGTGTACGACCGAGGCGCGGCGAGCTTCCGTATGCGCCAGTCCCACCTGATCGGCTTGGTAATCCCGGATCTCTCCAACCCGTTCATCGCTCAGGCGGTTCTCGGCGTGCAGGACCTCATGACAGCACGGGGATACCTTGTCGTCACGGCGAACACCGGCGATCGGCTCGATCGCCAGACAGAAGTACTACGCACACTTGCCGAGCACCGTGTAGATGGATTCCTGCTCCTTCCGGCGATCGCGACGGACGCCGACACACTGAAGCGCGATGTCAACAATCTGCCTGCCGTGCTGCTCAATCGCGATGTGGATGCCGCAGGGATCGCACAAGTCGGGCCGGATGACTCGGCCGTCGGAGAACTCGGGGCGGAGCACTTGGTGGAAGTGCATGGGTGCCGTACGGTGGCGTACTTCGGCGGCCCCGCGCTCGCCGCGCCGCGCGTCACCAGGAGCTATGAGTTCCGTCGAAGGGCCGAGCTCGGCGGCGCCGAGGTCAACGACTCGTGGTCGGTGCCAAGCCTGCCAACCGCACAGTCGGGATACGAGAACGCGCTTCGAGTCATCGGGACGGGAGTCGTACCCGAGGGCGTCCACTGCCACAGCGACGAGGTCGCATTCGGGGTACTTCGAGCCCTGCGAGAGAGCGCCATCGACATCGACCGCTGCCGGGTGCTCGGCACTGACGACGTCCCGGACGCTGCCTTCGCCAACCCGTCGCTGAGCAGCATCTCAGTGGATGCGTTCCAGATCGGTCGCGCCGCCGCGGATCAGCTCCTCACACGGCTCGGCAACGAATCTGAGAAGGTGGCCGTTCCACGTCCACATTTCGTCGCCCGCCAGTCGTGTGGGTGCGTTGCACACTGA
- a CDS encoding DUF6069 family protein, with amino-acid sequence MTTTIPEREATRRAAIWLGALIAAGVAAALNVAVYALATSAGATMTVDMQGSPMTVTLGPVVGASIIPLVAAGLVAWPLARRWPMLRTWFAWAGLAFGVATVPMSLIATGDAVTGWSLASMHVIAGAAWFAALMISAAEPKATNDARMVGGSIQDTR; translated from the coding sequence ATGACCACCACCATCCCCGAACGGGAAGCGACCCGCCGAGCCGCCATCTGGCTGGGCGCTCTCATCGCCGCCGGCGTCGCAGCCGCGCTCAACGTCGCCGTCTACGCGCTGGCGACGTCCGCCGGCGCAACCATGACCGTCGACATGCAGGGCAGTCCGATGACCGTCACGCTCGGGCCCGTCGTCGGAGCATCGATCATCCCGCTCGTCGCCGCCGGTCTCGTCGCGTGGCCACTCGCCCGACGGTGGCCCATGCTCCGCACCTGGTTCGCGTGGGCGGGGCTTGCCTTCGGCGTCGCAACAGTGCCGATGTCGCTCATCGCGACCGGAGACGCCGTCACCGGCTGGTCGCTCGCCAGCATGCACGTCATCGCCGGCGCCGCATGGTTCGCCGCGCTGATGATCTCGGCCGCGGAGCCGAAGGCGACGAACGATGCACGAATGGTTGGTGGATCGATCCAAGACACCCGGTAG
- a CDS encoding nitroreductase/quinone reductase family protein — MTNTYSQFNDGIIAEFRANAGTVARFGRSLVLVHHIGARSGTERIAPVMSIREGVDSWLVAASKAGAHDNPAWYHNLVAHPDVMIEAPGEGVVAVHATTLRGEERDAAWTRFTSASPGFAQYEQRTDRVIPVVRLTRRATPADRGASALGGARTA, encoded by the coding sequence ATGACCAACACCTACTCGCAATTCAACGACGGCATCATCGCCGAGTTCCGGGCCAACGCCGGCACCGTCGCACGCTTCGGACGCAGCCTCGTGCTGGTGCATCACATCGGCGCACGATCGGGCACCGAGCGCATCGCGCCGGTGATGAGCATCCGCGAGGGTGTCGATTCATGGCTGGTCGCCGCGTCCAAGGCCGGTGCCCACGACAACCCCGCCTGGTACCACAACCTCGTCGCGCACCCCGACGTCATGATCGAGGCCCCCGGCGAGGGCGTGGTGGCGGTGCACGCCACCACGCTGCGCGGCGAGGAGCGCGACGCCGCGTGGACGCGCTTCACGAGCGCGAGCCCGGGGTTCGCGCAGTACGAGCAGCGGACGGATCGGGTGATCCCGGTGGTTCGACTCACGCGTCGGGCGACCCCGGCAGACAGAGGCGCCTCAGCACTCGGCGGAGCCCGAACCGCCTGA
- a CDS encoding sulfite exporter TauE/SafE family protein has protein sequence MSVAVGLAAGVVIVVATIVQRLTGMGFGIVAVPLLALIAPDVGTFAVLVLTVLVMVAVAWAERDALDRRVLAIASLASLPGVAVGTWLAAVLPLRATHLAIGAIVIAGSLVSMAGWRAPAGRTSLVTGSVLAGILTPVAALPGPPMAIVYRPDDVRRMRTTLSAFFAFGSAVSAVTLLLSGTTDAGAELVRAAVLVPAIVVGMLLAMPLVPRLPAPAVRTATLVLSLVSGAALVARAAFESFA, from the coding sequence GTGAGCGTCGCCGTCGGCCTCGCCGCGGGCGTCGTGATCGTGGTGGCGACGATCGTGCAGCGGCTCACCGGCATGGGCTTCGGCATCGTCGCGGTGCCGCTGCTCGCGCTCATCGCACCCGACGTCGGCACGTTCGCCGTGCTCGTGCTCACGGTGCTGGTCATGGTCGCGGTGGCCTGGGCCGAGCGGGACGCACTCGACCGTCGCGTGCTCGCGATCGCCTCCCTCGCCTCGCTGCCCGGTGTCGCCGTCGGCACCTGGCTCGCCGCGGTGCTGCCGCTGCGGGCGACGCACCTCGCGATCGGCGCGATCGTGATCGCCGGCTCGCTGGTCTCGATGGCGGGCTGGCGGGCGCCGGCCGGGCGCACGTCGCTCGTCACGGGGTCGGTCCTCGCCGGCATCCTCACCCCCGTCGCCGCGCTGCCCGGCCCGCCGATGGCGATCGTCTACCGGCCCGACGACGTGCGACGGATGCGCACCACGCTCTCGGCGTTCTTCGCGTTCGGCTCGGCGGTCTCGGCCGTGACCCTGCTGCTGTCGGGCACGACGGATGCGGGTGCCGAACTGGTCCGCGCCGCCGTGCTCGTGCCCGCGATCGTCGTCGGCATGCTCCTCGCGATGCCACTGGTGCCCCGGCTCCCCGCGCCCGCGGTCCGCACCGCGACGCTGGTGCTCTCGCTGGTGTCCGGGGCGGCGCTCGTCGCGCGCGCAGCCTTCGAGTCGTTTGCATGA
- a CDS encoding SDR family NAD(P)-dependent oxidoreductase — protein sequence MTRTAVVTGASSGIGAATARQLAEQGWDVVIGARRVDRLQALADEIGARALPLDVTDQASVDAFCAELERCDLLVNNAGGALGAAPIAESDDAEWQAMFDSNVLGTLRMTRALLPKLIASGDGMVINIGSIAAREPYRGGGGYNAAKHAVAALTRVLRIELLGQPVRVTEIDPGLVQTEFATVRFGGDEEKAAKVYEGMTPMRGEDIAEAIVWVASRPSHVNIDTMLMLARDQTSAQVVHRS from the coding sequence ATGACCCGCACCGCAGTCGTCACCGGAGCGTCGAGCGGCATCGGCGCGGCGACCGCGCGCCAGCTCGCCGAGCAGGGGTGGGACGTCGTCATCGGCGCCCGGCGCGTCGACCGCCTGCAGGCGCTCGCCGACGAGATCGGTGCACGCGCGCTGCCGCTGGACGTCACCGACCAGGCATCCGTCGACGCGTTCTGCGCCGAGCTGGAGCGCTGCGACCTCCTCGTGAACAACGCCGGTGGCGCGCTCGGCGCGGCCCCCATCGCCGAGTCCGACGACGCCGAGTGGCAGGCCATGTTCGACAGCAACGTGCTCGGCACGCTGCGCATGACGCGCGCGCTGCTGCCGAAGCTCATCGCCTCGGGCGACGGCATGGTCATCAACATCGGCTCGATCGCGGCCCGCGAGCCCTACCGCGGCGGCGGCGGGTACAACGCCGCGAAGCACGCGGTCGCGGCCCTCACCCGGGTGCTCCGCATCGAGCTGCTCGGCCAGCCCGTGCGCGTCACCGAGATCGACCCCGGACTCGTGCAGACCGAGTTCGCCACGGTGCGCTTCGGCGGCGACGAGGAGAAGGCCGCGAAGGTCTACGAGGGCATGACCCCGATGCGCGGCGAGGACATCGCCGAGGCGATCGTCTGGGTGGCATCCCGCCCCTCGCACGTGAACATCGACACGATGCTCATGCTGGCCCGCGACCAGACGTCGGCCCAGGTCGTGCACCGCTCCTGA
- a CDS encoding DMT family transporter: MSWIILIASGVLEAVWATALGKSEGFTKLWPSVTFGVALVASMAGLAWAMRDISTGTAYAVWVGVGVSLTVGYAMLSGDEAFSIVRMLLIIGLVGCVVGLKLVGHE; this comes from the coding sequence ATGTCGTGGATCATCCTCATCGCATCCGGCGTCCTCGAGGCCGTCTGGGCCACCGCACTCGGCAAGTCCGAGGGCTTCACCAAGCTCTGGCCGAGCGTCACCTTCGGCGTCGCGCTCGTCGCGAGCATGGCCGGCCTCGCCTGGGCCATGCGCGACATCTCGACCGGCACGGCCTACGCGGTCTGGGTCGGCGTCGGCGTCTCGCTGACCGTCGGCTACGCGATGCTCTCCGGCGACGAGGCGTTCTCGATCGTGCGGATGCTGCTGATCATCGGCCTCGTCGGCTGCGTCGTCGGCCTGAAGCTCGTCGGGCACGAGTAG